CGACAGTTCCGGCGCCCCCGTCGGCTTGTACAGGTACACGGTCTCGCCTGCCTCGAGGCCCGACAGGATCTCCACGTTCCGGTCGTTCGACAGGCCCAGGTCCACGCGTCGAACCTCCGGCCCGCGCGCCGTCTTCACGTACGCCACCTGGTACCCCTTGTCCACGTAAATGCTCGAGACGGGCACCTGGAGGACGTCCGGCCGGTCGTCCACCAGGACCTCCACCTGTGCGCTCATCCCGGGCTTCAGTCCCTTCGGGGCCTCGTCGAGCGTGATCTGGGTCGCATAACTTTTCGCCCCTGCCGGCATCCACCATGCCGTCCGGTCCGGCATTATTGCTATCTTCGTCACGCGTCCCTTCAATCGCTTGTCCGGATAGGCGTCGATCGTCGCGTATGCCGGCGCTCCGTCCGCCACCTGTTTGACGACCGACTCGTGCAGTTTCACCTGGACGACCATCTCCGCCGGGTTCGGCAGTTTGATCAGCGTCTGCTGGTATCGCACCGTTGCCCCCGCCTCGATGGTGACGGTTTCCCGCCGATCGCCTCCCGTGTAGTAGACGACCATGCCCGGCTGCGGGGCGAGGATGACGGCTTTCTCGACTTGTTCGCGTGCCTTCGCCAGCAGCCGCTCCTCCTGCTCGAACGCATCTTTCTTCGCGTCGCGGTTCGACTGCGCGCTCTCCAATTCGCTCGCCGCACGCGCCTGCACGCGTGCGTATTCCCGCTTCGCCTCCAGCCAGTTCGTATACGCCTGCTCCGCCATCTTCGGGAACTCGTACGCCAGGAACAGTTCCAGCGCGGTCCGCGCCTGCTCCAGCGCCACCTGCGTCCGATGGTGCGCCAGTTCGTCCGCCTCCAGTTCGCTTCCGGTCACATACCCCTTGTCCTTCAGTTTCCGCGTCC
Above is a genomic segment from Planctomycetota bacterium containing:
- a CDS encoding efflux RND transporter periplasmic adaptor subunit, whose protein sequence is MAGASHLSALKAAVSGKGRVRLLWIAGGGVAMAVLVGLSVWAVGSGESATGAGSGETTRAARDRFIVTIAESGEVDAKESKDIKCEIEGISTILWVIEEGTMVQEGQKLVELDPTDVQDRLTKQLSVWRGAKAAYEQAQKQYEIQQSTNESLLSQAALKVKFAALDLKKYLGAAVADRLVSEGEAADFGAMAEDAALGGEALQKKRDLASQIDLANEELSRAASKVEWTRKLKDKGYVTGSELEADELAHHRTQVALEQARTALELFLAYEFPKMAEQAYTNWLEAKREYARVQARAASELESAQSNRDAKKDAFEQEERLLAKAREQVEKAVILAPQPGMVVYYTGGDRRETVTIEAGATVRYQQTLIKLPNPAEMVVQVKLHESVVKQVADGAPAYATIDAYPDKRLKGRVTKIAIMPDRTAWWMPAGAKSYATQITLDEAPKGLKPGMSAQVEVLVDDRPDVLQVPVSSIYVDKGYQVAYVKTARGPEVRRVDLGLSNDRNVEILSGLEAGETVYLYKPTGAPELSAPAKKEEAPGLAVTPEASQQGEAAKAGSRTEARAEERAPAKTGEG